From the genome of Kaistella daneshvariae, one region includes:
- the accB gene encoding acetyl-CoA carboxylase biotin carboxyl carrier protein, with the protein MDIKDIQNLIKFVSKAEVSEVKYKTKDFEITIKTPLGGSEISYAQAPAVYHTPQQQAPAAPASTPSAPAPAEESAAENANYVTIKSPMIGTFYRKPAPDKDLFVNVGDEVSVGKVVCVIEAMKLFNQIESEVSGRIVKVLVDDATPVEYDQPLFLVDPS; encoded by the coding sequence ATGGACATTAAAGACATCCAGAATCTTATAAAATTTGTCTCTAAAGCTGAGGTTTCCGAGGTGAAATATAAAACAAAAGACTTCGAAATCACTATTAAAACTCCACTTGGTGGCAGTGAAATTTCTTACGCTCAGGCTCCTGCCGTTTATCACACGCCACAACAGCAAGCTCCGGCTGCTCCGGCCAGCACACCTTCTGCACCAGCTCCGGCTGAAGAATCTGCAGCAGAAAATGCTAATTATGTGACCATAAAATCTCCAATGATCGGTACATTCTACAGAAAACCTGCGCCAGACAAAGATTTGTTTGTAAATGTAGGCGACGAAGTTTCTGTAGGTAAAGTAGTTTGCGTCATCGAAGCGATGAAATTATTTAACCAGATTGAATCTGAAGTTTCAGGTAGAATCGTAAAAGTTTTGGTGGACGATGCTACTCCGGTAGAATACGACCAGCCTTTATTCCTGGTAGATCCGTCTTAA
- the accC gene encoding acetyl-CoA carboxylase biotin carboxylase subunit produces MFKKILIANRGEIAMRILRTCKEMGIKTVAVYSTADKDSLHVRFADEAVCIGPAMSKDSYLKIPNIISAAEITNADAIHPGYGFLSENSNFSRICQKNGIKFIGATPEQIDRMGDKANAKATMKEAGVPCVPGSDGLVESYESALVIAKEIGYPVMIKATAGGGGKGMRAVWKEEDLKELWESAIQEAVAAFGNGGMYMEKLIEEPRHIEIQIAGDQYGKACHLSERDCSVQRRNQKLTEETPSPFMTDELRQKMGDAAVKAAEYIGYEGVGTIEFLVDKHRNFYFMEMNTRIQVEHPITEQVVDYDLIREQILLASGNAISGQNYFPKLHSIECRINAEDPFNDFRPSPGKITGLNIPGGHGVRVDTHVYSGYTIPSNYDSMIAKLITTAQTRQEAIAKMKRALEEFYIEGVKTTIPFHRQLMEDEAYLSGNYTTKFMEDFKMDKSFDN; encoded by the coding sequence ATGTTTAAAAAAATATTAATCGCCAACCGCGGCGAGATTGCGATGCGTATTTTACGCACCTGCAAAGAAATGGGAATTAAAACCGTTGCCGTGTATTCTACAGCCGACAAAGACAGCTTGCACGTGCGCTTTGCAGATGAAGCGGTTTGTATCGGGCCGGCGATGAGCAAAGATTCCTATCTTAAAATTCCAAATATTATTTCTGCCGCAGAAATCACCAATGCCGATGCGATTCATCCGGGTTACGGGTTTTTGTCAGAAAATTCTAATTTCTCCAGAATTTGCCAAAAGAACGGCATAAAATTCATCGGTGCAACGCCGGAGCAAATCGACAGAATGGGCGATAAGGCCAATGCCAAAGCGACCATGAAAGAAGCTGGCGTACCCTGTGTACCCGGTTCCGACGGTTTGGTGGAATCTTACGAAAGCGCCTTGGTTATCGCAAAAGAAATCGGTTATCCGGTGATGATAAAAGCGACTGCCGGCGGTGGTGGAAAAGGAATGCGCGCAGTGTGGAAAGAAGAAGATCTGAAAGAACTTTGGGAATCTGCAATTCAGGAAGCAGTTGCCGCTTTTGGAAACGGCGGGATGTACATGGAAAAACTCATCGAAGAACCACGACATATCGAAATCCAGATTGCGGGCGACCAGTACGGAAAAGCCTGTCACCTTTCAGAACGCGACTGTTCCGTTCAGCGTAGAAATCAAAAATTAACCGAAGAAACTCCTTCACCATTTATGACCGATGAATTGCGTCAGAAAATGGGTGATGCTGCCGTGAAAGCTGCAGAATATATCGGTTACGAAGGTGTGGGAACAATTGAATTTTTAGTCGATAAACACCGGAATTTTTATTTCATGGAGATGAATACCAGAATTCAGGTGGAGCACCCAATTACCGAGCAGGTTGTAGATTACGATTTGATTCGTGAGCAAATTCTTTTGGCTTCAGGAAACGCAATTTCAGGTCAGAATTATTTCCCGAAACTTCATTCCATTGAATGCAGAATCAACGCGGAAGATCCATTTAATGATTTCCGTCCTTCACCGGGAAAAATCACGGGTTTAAATATACCTGGCGGTCACGGCGTTCGTGTTGACACGCATGTTTACTCAGGTTACACCATTCCTTCGAACTACGATTCAATGATTGCAAAGTTGATTACAACAGCACAAACGCGCCAGGAAGCCATTGCAAAAATGAAACGCGCACTGGAAGAATTTTATATTGAAGGCGTAAAAACCACCATTCCTTTCCACAGACAGCTGATGGAAGATGAAGCTTATCTTTCCGGAAATTACACCACGAAATTTATGGAAGATTTCAAAATGGATAAAAGTTTCGATAACTAA